A DNA window from candidate division KSB1 bacterium contains the following coding sequences:
- a CDS encoding metallophosphoesterase, with protein sequence MSGLIKKNQRRCLWLLLVLGWQAPGQAQDSLCGYVPAIGTREKAFTFGIWGDPQVAHYAPGTRLGSEENKANAKTVVPRLQQTVALTNRLAPAFVITLGDNIHNTGEWENFNVFVQAVQPLQMPLYLLMGNHDHVPAADTLAGNPLGRREFANFRWAQQQINGLDKVNYSFDAGDWHFILFSQPGGHGYGVDAYLERHPEYLAWLEADLAANRDRPTMFFTHHPLLPVGRVQFDHYGPGAAHRARLVELLTRHGNVQYAFFGHVHNTVAAIPLISWRYRGTAFIVMPNAANFARQADYLETAQSSWGLGLVRLNGAQCESITFHTLAGESIALDPATFEEYDDRRYGYLQPEWALPAAESIRNGSFEEDGPAGWFVNHLLPYENPPVQKRLVVTGGAFEGSRFLQLYTKARASVYDTQSYLTVEVRQAVSAPAAGQWPVLKLHYKIAAAEYRFPEVCQPFIMVAGFKAGERVHRFALAYSLGEPFSFFGVRGPYVCLKLAPVFDEWRELTLYPRSDFARYFPEKSWENLAIDRVVVTLGVHNANYSPTAENAEAGAGFDKVSWTTTSSPTPPTTGIMGNLRTHATGFRLYQNYPNPFNPETRISFDLAQPATVRLEVCDLNGRVVAVLQQGRLPAGFHTFAWRPVAQTPSGVYLLRCNVNAMVQTRKMILLR encoded by the coding sequence ATGTCAGGCCTCATCAAAAAAAATCAGCGGCGCTGCCTGTGGCTGCTGCTGGTGCTCGGCTGGCAGGCGCCGGGGCAGGCGCAAGACTCGCTGTGCGGCTATGTGCCCGCGATTGGCACACGCGAAAAGGCTTTCACTTTCGGCATTTGGGGCGATCCGCAAGTCGCCCATTACGCCCCCGGCACCCGTTTGGGCAGCGAAGAAAACAAGGCCAATGCCAAAACCGTGGTGCCGCGGCTGCAGCAGACGGTGGCGCTCACCAACCGGCTGGCGCCGGCATTCGTCATCACGCTGGGAGACAACATTCACAACACCGGCGAATGGGAAAACTTCAACGTCTTTGTGCAGGCCGTCCAGCCGCTGCAAATGCCGCTCTATTTGCTGATGGGCAATCATGATCATGTCCCAGCCGCGGACACACTCGCCGGCAATCCGCTCGGCCGCCGCGAGTTTGCCAACTTCCGCTGGGCACAGCAGCAGATCAACGGCCTGGACAAGGTGAATTATTCCTTCGATGCCGGGGACTGGCATTTCATTCTTTTCTCGCAACCCGGCGGGCATGGCTATGGCGTCGATGCCTATCTCGAGCGCCATCCCGAATATCTCGCCTGGCTGGAGGCGGATCTGGCCGCCAACCGCGACCGGCCGACGATGTTTTTCACCCATCATCCGCTGCTGCCCGTGGGTCGCGTGCAATTCGACCATTACGGCCCGGGCGCCGCGCACCGTGCCAGATTGGTCGAACTGCTCACGCGCCACGGCAATGTCCAGTACGCTTTTTTTGGCCACGTGCATAATACCGTCGCCGCGATTCCGCTCATTTCCTGGCGCTACCGCGGCACGGCCTTCATCGTCATGCCCAACGCCGCCAATTTTGCACGCCAGGCGGATTACCTGGAAACCGCGCAATCCTCCTGGGGGCTGGGCCTGGTGCGGCTCAATGGTGCGCAATGCGAAAGCATTACCTTTCACACACTCGCCGGCGAAAGCATTGCCCTCGACCCCGCCACCTTCGAGGAATACGACGACCGCCGTTACGGCTATCTGCAGCCCGAGTGGGCGCTGCCGGCGGCGGAATCGATTCGCAACGGCAGCTTCGAAGAGGATGGGCCGGCCGGCTGGTTCGTGAATCATCTGCTGCCTTATGAGAATCCGCCGGTGCAGAAGCGTTTGGTGGTGACCGGCGGCGCATTCGAAGGCAGCCGCTTTCTCCAGCTTTACACCAAAGCCCGCGCCTCCGTCTATGACACGCAAAGTTATCTTACTGTGGAGGTGCGGCAGGCGGTGAGCGCTCCCGCGGCTGGCCAGTGGCCGGTGTTGAAGTTGCACTACAAGATCGCGGCAGCGGAATACCGCTTCCCCGAGGTCTGCCAGCCCTTCATCATGGTGGCGGGCTTCAAAGCCGGTGAACGCGTCCATCGCTTTGCGCTGGCGTACAGCCTGGGCGAACCGTTCAGCTTCTTTGGCGTGCGCGGGCCGTATGTCTGTCTGAAGCTGGCGCCGGTTTTCGATGAATGGCGGGAGCTGACGCTTTATCCGCGCTCCGATTTTGCGCGGTATTTTCCGGAGAAGAGTTGGGAAAATCTCGCGATCGACCGGGTGGTGGTGACGCTGGGGGTACACAACGCGAATTACTCACCCACCGCGGAAAATGCCGAAGCCGGCGCCGGCTTCGATAAGGTGAGCTGGACGACAACAAGCTCACCGACACCGCCCACGACCGGGATCATGGGGAATCTGCGCACGCATGCAACGGGGTTCCGGTTGTACCAGAATTATCCCAATCCCTTCAATCCGGAAACCAGGATCAGCTTTGATTTGGCGCAGCCCGCCACGGTCAGGCTGGAGGTGTGCGATCTCAACGGCCGCGTCGTGGCCGTTTTGCAGCAGGGTCGCCTGCCCGCCGGCTTTCACACCTTTGCCTGGCGGCCGGTCGCGCAAACGCCCTCCGGGGTGTATCTCTTGCGGTGCAACGTCAATGCAATGGTGCAGACCAGGAAGATGATTCTGCTGAGGTAG
- a CDS encoding glycosyltransferase family 2 protein: MMAAREKQHAPTAQSGRAPTISVIIPAYKAGRWLGRAVASCQAQTLPATEIIIVDDGSRDDTLAVAEKLAAQHHNLRVLQQPHNQGPAAARNRGVAESRGEFLAFLDADDTWAPDKLEKQMAIVQARPETALVFTALQERDVHGRKLREVWHRVPHERRRRVIASFLFRLNMLTPTLLLPRRIFERAGGFDERLRMGEDHLLFMKIAAVHEVVYLPELLVDRWVVPASSSKSGAPAALQAAFQQFMEVAVQHFPYLREHLPALTAKMHFQVGRRFQKQGDRRSARRHFLASLRTRPGLKAGVAWLTALLPAAWQALFHETPRRRRLFVTAR, from the coding sequence ATGATGGCGGCGCGGGAAAAACAGCATGCACCAACGGCGCAATCAGGCAGGGCACCGACCATCAGTGTCATCATCCCGGCTTACAAGGCCGGCCGCTGGCTAGGCCGCGCCGTGGCGAGCTGCCAGGCACAAACCCTGCCCGCGACGGAGATCATCATCGTCGATGACGGCTCGCGGGATGATACACTGGCGGTGGCCGAAAAGCTGGCGGCGCAGCACCACAACCTGCGTGTCTTGCAGCAGCCGCACAATCAAGGCCCGGCGGCGGCGCGCAACCGCGGCGTGGCCGAAAGCCGTGGCGAATTTCTCGCGTTTCTCGATGCCGATGACACCTGGGCGCCCGACAAACTCGAAAAGCAAATGGCCATTGTGCAGGCCCGGCCGGAAACCGCTCTGGTTTTTACCGCGCTGCAGGAGCGTGATGTTCATGGCCGCAAGCTGCGCGAAGTGTGGCACCGTGTGCCGCACGAGCGCCGGCGCCGCGTGATTGCCTCGTTCCTGTTTCGCTTGAACATGCTGACGCCGACGCTGTTGCTGCCGCGCCGAATCTTCGAACGGGCTGGCGGTTTCGATGAACGCTTGCGCATGGGCGAGGACCACCTGCTCTTCATGAAGATTGCGGCGGTTCACGAGGTGGTGTATCTGCCGGAGCTGCTGGTCGATCGCTGGGTGGTGCCGGCAAGCTCCTCCAAGTCCGGCGCGCCGGCGGCGTTGCAGGCCGCCTTCCAGCAATTCATGGAGGTGGCGGTGCAGCACTTCCCCTACCTGCGGGAACATCTGCCGGCGCTCACCGCGAAGATGCATTTTCAAGTGGGGCGGCGCTTTCAAAAACAGGGCGACCGGCGCAGCGCACGGCGGCATTTTCTCGCCAGCCTGCGCACACGGCCCGGCTTGAAAGCCGGCGTGGCGTGGTTGACTGCCCTGCTGCCGGCGGCCTGGCAGGCACTCTTTCACGAAACCCCGCGGCGACGCCGGCTGTTTGTGACCGCACGGTGA
- a CDS encoding O-antigen ligase family protein: MLKLEKLAFWITLITFPLPLAMRLESGYRIYLFEVPLWAVYFFWAFRLGLRDQRLHFTKFDFFFLLFLVWLLVSIAYNNAWDTGANNWWFWIKAFLVGFYLRHNLNRLYPLSAIVTFLVVTIALESALGLLQSITQSSIGAVQQYFGQEMEHISIYKAGMMNLVRVQGTFKHSNILGNWIVMLLPLVVAKALMSTSRARLFYWICAVTTGIALVLTLSRGNWGAAVFGMLVMFNATGVLTFKRVNWARLLFSALLAGIFLVTLIFTYAAEIALFSEALSQRIEMLPGSRSETIRYTLLLASSELIAENPVLGVGLGRSNELLHYTEYEIRDRFSATVHNIFMIIATEGGVPACLLFLLAIWQPLQHIYRLARVKREASSEAVGVVAAGMVGGYSAILFAMLWYTGMIEQAELPLILTFFHLALGLRAEQKAVAPDAALMPQPEGRWRLASTVSL; encoded by the coding sequence ATGCTCAAACTGGAAAAACTGGCGTTCTGGATCACGCTGATCACTTTCCCTCTGCCACTGGCCATGCGCCTGGAGAGCGGCTATCGCATCTATCTCTTCGAAGTGCCGCTCTGGGCAGTTTACTTCTTCTGGGCTTTTCGCCTGGGACTGCGCGATCAGCGGCTGCACTTCACCAAGTTCGACTTTTTTTTCCTGCTGTTCCTGGTGTGGCTGCTGGTGTCCATCGCCTACAACAATGCCTGGGATACCGGCGCCAACAACTGGTGGTTCTGGATCAAAGCCTTTTTGGTCGGGTTTTATCTCCGCCACAACCTGAACCGCCTGTATCCCTTGTCGGCCATTGTGACGTTCCTGGTGGTGACGATCGCGCTGGAATCGGCGTTGGGTCTGCTGCAGAGCATCACCCAGTCCAGCATCGGTGCCGTGCAGCAGTATTTCGGCCAGGAGATGGAGCACATCTCCATCTACAAAGCCGGCATGATGAATCTGGTGCGCGTGCAGGGCACGTTCAAACATTCCAATATTCTGGGGAATTGGATCGTCATGCTCCTGCCGCTGGTCGTCGCCAAGGCGCTGATGAGCACCAGCCGCGCACGGCTGTTTTACTGGATTTGCGCGGTCACCACCGGCATCGCTTTGGTGCTCACCCTGTCGCGCGGCAACTGGGGCGCGGCTGTGTTCGGCATGCTGGTGATGTTCAACGCCACCGGTGTGCTCACCTTCAAACGGGTGAATTGGGCGCGCCTGCTGTTCAGCGCTCTGCTCGCCGGCATTTTTCTGGTGACCCTGATTTTTACTTATGCCGCGGAGATTGCACTCTTTTCCGAAGCCCTGTCGCAGCGCATCGAGATGCTGCCCGGGAGCCGCAGTGAAACCATACGCTACACTCTGCTGCTCGCTTCCTCCGAGTTGATTGCGGAGAATCCCGTGCTGGGTGTGGGGTTGGGGCGCTCGAACGAGTTGTTGCATTACACTGAATATGAAATCCGTGACCGTTTCAGTGCCACGGTGCACAACATTTTCATGATCATCGCCACGGAAGGCGGGGTGCCGGCTTGCCTGCTTTTTCTGCTCGCCATCTGGCAGCCGTTGCAGCACATTTACCGTCTGGCCAGGGTCAAACGGGAAGCCTCGTCGGAGGCGGTGGGCGTGGTGGCGGCCGGCATGGTCGGCGGCTACAGTGCGATTCTTTTCGCAATGTTGTGGTACACCGGCATGATTGAGCAGGCGGAGTTGCCGCTGATTTTGACGTTTTTCCATCTCGCCCTGGGCCTGCGGGCGGAGCAGAAGGCGGTCGCGCCGGATGCTGCGCTCATGCCGCAGCCGGAGGGACGGTGGCGTCTCGCATCGACGGTGTCATTATGA
- a CDS encoding glycosyltransferase family 4 protein gives MREQRIRLLYFSSFFVAQGGASLSLLKLIEIFNDHRFAAAAVLPREARPQVARLPLAPELTQRITYLTLDRICRRLLNPFYLLRFLGRTMTSVLLLRRLLRQQQIDLVHANDLRDFHAPLAAWSCGIPVVWHLRASRPNPLTRYPVATMMHLLATRIVAVSHCTARQMALRRSFAQNKVTVIYNPGPYRERFHPGVSGAAVRQEFGLPADAPVITLIAKLSRRKGHRVLLQAIPLIRTQFARARFLIVGGELPGHERYARELRHQAEPLVQQGVLIFTGERSDIPQLMAASDVIVQCSIYDDPFPGVVLEAMAIGKVVVAADAGGMPEQIRHGEDGLLFRRGDAEELARRVNQVLADPVLKRKLEQAAVTNLGSRFNFAKFVHEFRSLYETLAAGGSRQPRAAVTTGGAQLPLSQSDKL, from the coding sequence ATGAGAGAGCAACGCATACGCCTTCTCTACTTCAGTTCATTCTTTGTTGCCCAGGGCGGCGCCTCCCTCAGCCTGCTGAAGCTCATTGAAATTTTCAACGATCACCGCTTTGCGGCTGCCGCGGTTTTGCCGCGGGAGGCCCGGCCGCAGGTGGCGCGTTTGCCGCTCGCGCCGGAACTGACACAGCGTATCACCTATCTCACGCTCGATCGCATCTGCCGCCGGCTGCTCAATCCGTTTTATTTGCTGCGCTTTCTCGGCCGGACGATGACCAGCGTGCTGTTGCTGCGGCGGCTGCTGCGGCAGCAGCAAATCGACCTGGTGCACGCCAACGATTTGCGTGATTTCCACGCGCCGCTGGCGGCGTGGAGCTGCGGCATTCCCGTGGTCTGGCATCTGCGCGCCAGCCGGCCGAACCCGCTGACCCGCTACCCGGTGGCGACGATGATGCACCTGCTCGCCACCCGCATCGTGGCGGTTTCGCACTGCACCGCGCGGCAAATGGCGCTGCGGCGCAGCTTCGCGCAAAACAAGGTGACGGTGATTTACAACCCCGGGCCATATCGCGAACGCTTTCATCCCGGCGTGAGCGGCGCCGCGGTGCGGCAGGAATTTGGCCTGCCGGCGGACGCGCCGGTCATCACCCTGATTGCCAAGCTCTCACGCCGCAAGGGCCACCGGGTGTTGCTGCAGGCGATTCCTCTCATCCGGACGCAATTTGCCCGGGCGCGTTTTCTCATCGTCGGGGGCGAATTGCCCGGCCATGAACGCTATGCCCGGGAGTTGCGCCATCAGGCGGAACCCCTGGTGCAACAGGGCGTGCTGATCTTCACCGGCGAGCGCAGCGACATTCCACAACTCATGGCGGCGAGTGACGTGATCGTGCAATGTTCGATCTATGACGATCCGTTCCCCGGCGTGGTGTTGGAGGCGATGGCGATCGGCAAAGTGGTCGTGGCGGCCGATGCCGGCGGCATGCCGGAGCAAATCCGTCACGGCGAGGATGGTTTGTTGTTTCGCAGGGGGGATGCCGAGGAGCTGGCGCGGCGCGTGAACCAGGTCCTGGCCGATCCGGTGTTGAAACGGAAACTGGAACAGGCGGCGGTGACAAATCTCGGCAGCCGGTTCAATTTTGCGAAATTCGTGCATGAGTTCAGAAGTTTGTATGAAACGCTCGCGGCCGGCGGCTCCCGGCAGCCCCGGGCAGCCGTAACCACGGGCGGTGCGCAACTGCCACTGTCGCAATCAGACAAGCTGTAA
- a CDS encoding alkaline phosphatase family protein has product MNASVQHSRLIILGLDGATFDVILPWAGQGHLPNLAALMQEGTWGPLRTVIPPSTAVAWNSFASGKGPGRHGLFEFMRRRPNSYRLEPVNSDEVASARLWDLLGFHGQPAIVLNVPITYPVRPLNGLMVAGLPVPAAGPQRCHPENLIDEFCKLAPGYQPLPAVSFSGKNEQEYLDDLLATLRNKIIVARHCLENKPWQLFVQVFSETDFAMHSFWRYYDRTHSKFNEQDHRRHGDAILQVYRLIDDFIGEVRRRFPGVPLLLLSDHGFGPLEYYLYSNTWLLHEGFLVPKRTPAAQLKYRAFQAGLSPSNVFALINRLGLSRVKRKVKGTAQGYRLAEKLFFSFPDIDWRRSRAYSIGGGIAGLIFINLAGREPEGVVQPGAEYEATRAEIIARLRAFRDPLTGELLIGEIYKREELFDGPFFERAPDLVYFPKDPRYIVFSSFSFSSHRVIRDPGPYITGQHRMEGIFLMHGPGVKPGQRLEHARIIDVAPTALYLMGYPVPNDMDGEVLTAGFQEQMLRSRPIDRMEFEFTRSGEQMVYSEADRAEVEARLRSLGYL; this is encoded by the coding sequence GTGAATGCATCCGTGCAACATTCCCGCTTGATCATTCTGGGTCTGGATGGCGCGACTTTCGATGTGATTTTGCCGTGGGCCGGCCAGGGCCATTTGCCCAATCTCGCTGCTTTGATGCAGGAGGGCACCTGGGGGCCGCTGCGCACCGTGATCCCGCCGAGCACCGCGGTGGCGTGGAACTCGTTTGCCTCGGGCAAGGGACCGGGCCGGCACGGTTTGTTCGAGTTCATGCGGCGCCGGCCGAATTCCTACCGCCTGGAGCCGGTCAACTCCGACGAGGTCGCGAGCGCCCGTTTGTGGGACCTCCTGGGGTTTCACGGCCAGCCTGCGATCGTGCTCAATGTGCCGATCACCTATCCGGTGCGGCCGCTCAATGGCCTGATGGTGGCCGGCCTGCCGGTGCCGGCCGCCGGCCCGCAGCGCTGCCATCCCGAAAATCTCATCGACGAGTTTTGCAAACTGGCGCCCGGCTATCAGCCGCTGCCCGCGGTGAGTTTTTCCGGCAAGAACGAGCAGGAATATCTCGATGATTTGCTCGCGACCCTGCGCAACAAGATCATCGTGGCACGCCATTGCCTGGAGAACAAGCCGTGGCAGCTCTTCGTGCAGGTGTTCAGCGAGACCGATTTTGCGATGCACTCTTTCTGGCGGTATTACGACCGCACGCATTCGAAATTCAACGAGCAGGACCACCGGCGTCATGGCGACGCCATTCTGCAAGTTTACCGCCTGATCGATGATTTCATTGGCGAGGTGCGGCGGCGCTTTCCCGGGGTGCCGCTGCTGTTGCTTTCCGACCACGGCTTTGGCCCGCTGGAATATTACCTCTACAGCAACACCTGGCTGCTGCACGAAGGTTTTCTCGTGCCCAAACGCACGCCGGCGGCGCAGCTCAAATACCGCGCCTTTCAAGCCGGCTTGAGTCCGAGCAATGTCTTTGCGTTGATCAACCGTCTCGGCCTGAGCCGGGTCAAGCGCAAAGTCAAGGGCACCGCGCAGGGTTATCGTCTGGCGGAGAAGCTGTTCTTTTCCTTTCCCGATATCGACTGGCGCCGGTCGCGCGCCTATTCCATTGGCGGCGGCATTGCCGGTTTGATCTTCATCAATCTGGCCGGCCGTGAACCGGAGGGCGTGGTGCAGCCGGGCGCGGAGTATGAGGCCACGCGCGCGGAAATCATCGCCCGTCTGCGCGCGTTCCGCGATCCCCTCACCGGCGAATTGCTCATCGGTGAAATCTACAAACGCGAAGAGCTCTTCGACGGGCCGTTTTTCGAGCGCGCACCCGATCTGGTGTATTTCCCCAAGGATCCGCGCTACATCGTTTTCAGCAGCTTCTCTTTCTCTTCACACCGCGTGATTCGTGACCCCGGGCCCTACATCACCGGCCAGCATCGCATGGAGGGCATTTTCCTGATGCACGGTCCGGGGGTCAAACCGGGCCAGCGGCTGGAACACGCGCGCATCATCGACGTGGCACCGACGGCGCTCTATTTGATGGGCTATCCCGTTCCCAACGACATGGATGGCGAGGTGCTCACCGCCGGTTTTCAGGAGCAGATGCTGCGCAGCCGGCCGATTGACCGCATGGAATTCGAGTTCACCCGCAGCGGCGAACAGATGGTGTACAGTGAGGCCGATCGCGCCGAAGTCGAAGCACGCCTGCGCAGTCTGGGATATTTGTAA